A single region of the Streptomyces sp. ITFR-16 genome encodes:
- a CDS encoding deoxyribonuclease IV — translation MRNPVGGHIPVAGGLAKVGLPYAREMGAEAVQVFVANPRGWATPAGNAAQDELFRAGCAAASMPAYVHAPYLINFGSHTPETVEKSVASLRHSLRRAREIGALGVVVHTGSATNGRPREEALAQVRTHMRPLLDELAHDDDPFLLLESTAGQGFSLCSRTWDFGPYFDALDAHPKLGICLDTCHIFAAGHDLAGPGGMKETLDLLMETVGEGRLKLIHANDSKDVTGAHKDRHENIGAGHIGEEPFRELFSHPATEGVPLVIETPGGKEGHAADVARLKALRGPD, via the coding sequence ATGCGCAACCCAGTCGGCGGTCATATCCCGGTGGCCGGCGGCCTCGCCAAGGTGGGGCTGCCCTACGCCCGGGAGATGGGGGCGGAGGCCGTCCAGGTCTTCGTCGCCAACCCGCGCGGCTGGGCGACCCCGGCAGGCAACGCGGCGCAGGACGAACTGTTCCGCGCCGGGTGCGCCGCCGCGTCCATGCCCGCCTATGTGCATGCCCCGTATCTGATCAACTTCGGCTCGCACACCCCGGAGACCGTGGAAAAGTCCGTGGCGTCGCTGCGCCACTCCCTGCGCCGGGCCCGTGAGATCGGCGCCCTGGGCGTCGTGGTGCACACCGGCTCGGCGACCAACGGAAGGCCCCGCGAGGAGGCGCTGGCGCAGGTGCGCACCCATATGCGGCCGCTGCTGGACGAGCTGGCGCACGACGACGACCCGTTCCTGCTGCTGGAGTCGACGGCGGGGCAGGGTTTCTCGCTCTGCTCACGGACCTGGGACTTCGGCCCGTACTTCGATGCGCTGGACGCCCACCCGAAGCTCGGCATCTGCCTGGACACCTGCCACATCTTCGCCGCGGGGCACGATCTGGCCGGTCCCGGCGGCATGAAGGAGACGCTGGACCTGCTGATGGAGACGGTCGGTGAGGGCCGGCTGAAGCTGATCCACGCCAATGACTCCAAGGACGTCACCGGTGCCCACAAGGACCGCCACGAGAACATCGGCGCGGGCCACATCGGCGAGGAGCCGTTCCGGGAGCTGTTCTCCCACCCGGCGACCGAGGGCGTGCCGCTGGTCATCGAGACCCCGGGCGGCAAGGAGGGCCACGCGGCGGACGTGGCCCGGCTGAAGGCGCTGCGCGGGCCGGACTGA